The following are encoded in a window of Lagenorhynchus albirostris chromosome 3, mLagAlb1.1, whole genome shotgun sequence genomic DNA:
- the CCDC127 gene encoding coiled-coil domain-containing protein 127 isoform X2, whose product MDGGWIWSRESRKEIEKEREAYHQRTAAFQRDLEAKYRATISESRRAVAQLSLELEKEQNRTTSYREALISQGRKMVEEKKLLEQERARALQEKGQPLRSVYLSYLGKEEEWQRRARLLLRDFEDALTERQSVYCSLLLPRHKRLEIEKSLLGRASTDPVAADLEMAAGLTDIFKHDTYCGDIWNTNKRRNGRLMWLYLRYWELLVELKKFKSVERAILEK is encoded by the exons ATGGATGGAG GTTGGATTTGGTCTAGGGAGTCCcgaaaagagatagaaaaagagagggaagcaTACCATCAGAGAACAGCTGCCTTCCAGCGGGACCTCGAAGCCAAGTACCGCGCCACGATCTCAGAAAGCCGGCGGGCCGTGGCACAGTTGTCCCTGGAActtgaaaaggaacaaaacagaacGACTAGCTACCGAGAAGCCCTCATCTCTCAGGGGCGCAAGATGGTAGAAGAGAAGAAGCTTCTGGAACAGGAGCGGGCTCGGGCCCTGCAGGAGAAGGGGCAGCCCTTGCGGAGCGTGTACCTGAGCTACCTGGGCAAGGAGGAGGAGTGGCAGCGGAGGGCCAGGCTTCTGCTGAGAGACTTCGAGGACGCTCTCACGGAAAGACAGAGCGTCTACTGCAGTCTGCTTCTCCCTCGCCACAAGCGGCTGGAGATCGAGAAGAGCCTGCTGGGCCGAGCGTCCACCGACCCAGTTGCTGCTGACCTAGAGATGGCAGCTGGCCTGACCGACATATTCAAGCACGACACGTACTGTGGTGACATCTGGAACACCAACAAGCGCCGAAATGGGAGGCTTATGTGGCTGTATCTCAGATACTGGGAACTACTGGTCGAACTGAAAAAGTTTAAGAGCGTAGAGAGAGCCATACTGGAAAAGTAA